Proteins encoded by one window of Modestobacter marinus:
- a CDS encoding DoxX family protein — MLVRRIARPMLAATFIYGGVNTLRNPQSRVPGAAPIVEQITEIADKQLPVEVPRDVEQWVKINAGVQVGAGSLLALGRFPRFSSLALATSLVPTTLAGHRFWEHEDPKERFGQTSHFLKNVGMLGGLLLATVDTEGKPSVGWRAKRTAGMAAAAAEASYTKASKRAAKAQKRATKQAKKLTH; from the coding sequence ATGTTGGTCCGCCGGATCGCCCGGCCGATGCTCGCCGCCACGTTCATCTACGGAGGGGTCAACACCCTCCGGAACCCGCAGTCGCGCGTGCCCGGTGCAGCACCGATCGTCGAACAGATCACCGAGATCGCTGACAAGCAGCTCCCTGTCGAGGTCCCCCGCGACGTCGAGCAGTGGGTCAAGATCAACGCCGGGGTTCAGGTGGGCGCCGGCTCGCTGCTGGCCCTGGGCCGGTTCCCCCGCTTCTCGTCCCTCGCGCTGGCCACCTCGCTGGTGCCGACCACGCTGGCCGGCCACCGGTTCTGGGAGCACGAGGACCCGAAGGAGCGCTTCGGGCAGACCAGCCACTTCCTCAAGAACGTCGGCATGCTGGGCGGGCTGCTCCTCGCCACCGTCGACACCGAGGGCAAGCCGTCGGTGGGCTGGCGCGCCAAGCGCACCGCCGGCATGGCGGCCGCCGCAGCCGAGGCCAGCTACACCAAGGCCTCGAAGCGGGCCGCCAAGGCGCAGAAGCGGGCCACCAAGCAGGCGAAGAAGCTCACGCACTGA
- a CDS encoding PHP domain-containing protein: protein MSTALTPAGALRRIAFLLERAREPSYRVQAFRTAATVVASLDDAELDRRVATRTLTDLKGIGDKTATVVLEAHRGELPAYLAKLEEAYAELAPLADDAAALRAALKGDLHAHSDWSDGGSPIREMAEAAIGIGHEYLALTDHSPRLTVANGLTPERLEQQLDVVAALNEELAPFRILTGIECDILADGSLDQTDELLGRLDVVVASVHSELRAPRAQMTERMLAAVANPHTDVLGHVTGRLVIGRKQRNGTQRPRPESEFDADAVFRACVEHGTAVEINSRPERLDPPRRLLSQAVELGCDFAIDTDAHAPGQLDWQDAGCARAVECGVPAERVINSRSAEELLARTHG from the coding sequence ATGAGCACGGCACTGACGCCCGCGGGCGCGCTCCGGAGGATCGCCTTCCTCCTGGAACGCGCCCGCGAGCCGTCGTACCGCGTCCAGGCCTTCCGGACGGCGGCCACCGTCGTCGCCAGCCTGGACGACGCCGAGCTCGACCGCCGGGTGGCGACCCGCACCCTCACCGACCTCAAGGGCATCGGCGACAAGACCGCCACCGTCGTCCTCGAGGCCCACCGCGGCGAGCTGCCGGCCTACCTGGCGAAGCTCGAGGAGGCGTACGCCGAGCTGGCCCCGCTGGCCGACGACGCCGCGGCGCTGCGGGCCGCGCTCAAGGGCGACCTGCACGCCCACTCCGACTGGTCCGACGGCGGCAGCCCCATCCGCGAGATGGCCGAGGCCGCGATCGGCATCGGCCACGAGTACCTCGCCCTGACCGACCACTCCCCGCGGCTCACCGTCGCCAACGGCCTCACCCCCGAGCGGCTGGAGCAGCAGCTGGACGTGGTCGCCGCCCTCAACGAGGAGCTGGCCCCCTTCCGCATCCTCACCGGCATCGAGTGCGACATCCTCGCCGACGGCTCCCTGGACCAGACCGACGAACTGCTCGGCCGGCTGGACGTCGTCGTCGCGAGCGTGCACTCCGAACTACGGGCGCCCCGGGCGCAGATGACCGAGCGGATGCTGGCCGCGGTCGCCAACCCGCACACCGACGTCCTCGGGCACGTCACCGGGCGGCTGGTCATCGGCCGCAAGCAGCGCAACGGCACCCAGCGCCCCCGCCCGGAGAGCGAGTTCGACGCCGACGCCGTCTTCCGGGCCTGCGTCGAGCACGGGACGGCGGTGGAGATCAACTCCCGCCCCGAGCGGCTCGACCCGCCCCGGCGGCTGCTCAGCCAGGCCGTGGAGCTGGGCTGCGACTTCGCCATCGACACCGACGCCCACGCCCCCGGTCAGCTCGACTGGCAGGACGCCGGCTGCGCTCGCGCCGTGGAGTGCGGCGTGCCGGCCGAACGAGTGATCAACAGCCGGTCAGCGGAGGAGCTGCTGGCCCGCACGCACGGCTGA
- a CDS encoding ATP-grasp fold amidoligase family protein, with the protein MERVPPAVVRRLPLPAKRAVLYRQAHGRAPARPPRTFTEKVNWRVVHDRRPLIGQLGDKLAMRQYAAAVLPSLRVPRVLWVGVDVAALARVDLPDRWVLKPNHGTMRVHVGTGRPDVDQLRWVTAGWLDEPLYRDRGEWVYRQARRVLLVEEFLGPADEVPADHKLFVFDGRVRLVQVDTGRFGAHRRRLYTPDWTPLDVDEAVAPGPVTAPPASLPQLTEVAEALGAAFDFVRVDLYDVAGEVWFGELTPYPGGGLDRFDPALDVLLGSMWRLPPRSAVRAGQQLLR; encoded by the coding sequence GTGGAGCGCGTTCCCCCGGCCGTCGTCCGCCGGCTGCCGCTGCCGGCCAAGCGTGCGGTGCTCTACCGGCAGGCGCACGGCCGCGCGCCGGCCCGCCCGCCGCGGACGTTCACCGAGAAGGTGAACTGGCGGGTGGTGCACGACCGGCGGCCGCTCATCGGGCAGCTGGGCGACAAGCTGGCGATGCGGCAGTACGCCGCTGCGGTGCTGCCCTCGCTCCGTGTGCCCCGGGTGCTGTGGGTCGGGGTCGACGTCGCGGCCCTCGCCCGGGTCGACCTGCCCGACCGCTGGGTGCTCAAGCCCAACCACGGCACGATGCGGGTGCACGTCGGCACCGGGCGCCCGGACGTCGACCAGCTGCGCTGGGTCACCGCAGGCTGGCTGGACGAGCCGCTGTACCGGGACCGCGGCGAGTGGGTCTACCGCCAGGCGCGGCGGGTGCTGCTGGTCGAGGAGTTCCTCGGCCCCGCCGACGAGGTGCCGGCCGACCACAAGCTGTTCGTCTTCGACGGCCGGGTGCGGCTGGTCCAGGTGGACACCGGGCGGTTCGGTGCGCACCGGCGGCGGCTCTACACACCGGACTGGACGCCGCTCGACGTCGACGAGGCGGTCGCCCCGGGGCCGGTGACGGCGCCGCCCGCCTCGCTGCCGCAGCTGACCGAGGTCGCCGAGGCACTGGGAGCAGCGTTCGACTTCGTCCGGGTCGACCTGTACGACGTCGCCGGCGAGGTGTGGTTCGGCGAGCTCACGCCCTATCCCGGGGGTGGCCTGGACCGCTTCGACCCGGCGCTCGACGTGCTGCTCGGCTCGATGTGGCGGCTGCCGCCGCGCTCAGCCGTGCGTGCGGGCCAGCAGCTCCTCCGCTGA
- a CDS encoding glycosyltransferase family 1 protein, giving the protein MPFPALPSPALNVGFVAKDPWHPAIRREHMIAAELARRGAPVQFVQAPADWRRVRSDPANWWQHLPAGRFAEVAPGITVTERSTVLPGLRGPVAERLDAALLGRFLRRSSWQQALTVFMLPWEWRAARSIAGRVVFDCTDDWARLLPQARGLGEQLRRIADEADEVIVVNQVLADLFPGRKPVVVPNGTDEALLTAPRSAERRERHAVYVGSVAERFDVDLVREVLTLLPEWTLTVHGQLVFPLRAGAAAERFLALEQETAGRFRYAGPVARAELPAVLDSAAVALVPDVASRALGQSSMKSYDYCSRGVPVVASAGHLEHSSDAPPHSYVVDSAAEMAAAMEAAADEPAGWAGDRVRWAADRTWDRRTDAWLDAALGDRLPDVTGVHPS; this is encoded by the coding sequence ATGCCCTTCCCCGCGCTGCCCTCCCCCGCACTCAACGTCGGCTTCGTCGCCAAGGACCCCTGGCACCCCGCGATCCGGCGCGAGCACATGATCGCCGCCGAGCTGGCCCGCCGTGGTGCGCCGGTCCAGTTCGTCCAGGCACCGGCCGACTGGCGCCGGGTGCGCAGCGACCCCGCCAACTGGTGGCAGCACCTGCCGGCCGGCCGGTTCGCCGAGGTCGCACCGGGGATCACGGTCACCGAGCGCTCCACGGTGCTGCCCGGGCTGCGCGGACCGGTGGCCGAGCGGCTCGACGCCGCACTGCTCGGCCGCTTCCTGCGCCGGTCCTCCTGGCAGCAGGCGCTGACGGTGTTCATGCTGCCCTGGGAGTGGCGGGCGGCCCGCTCGATCGCCGGCCGGGTGGTGTTCGACTGCACCGACGACTGGGCGCGGCTGCTCCCCCAGGCCCGCGGGCTCGGCGAGCAGCTCCGCCGGATCGCCGACGAGGCCGACGAGGTGATCGTGGTGAACCAGGTCCTCGCCGACCTCTTCCCCGGTCGCAAACCGGTCGTCGTCCCCAACGGCACCGACGAGGCGCTGTTGACCGCACCCCGGTCGGCGGAGCGGCGGGAGCGGCACGCGGTGTACGTCGGGAGCGTCGCCGAACGGTTCGACGTCGACCTGGTGCGGGAGGTGCTCACCCTGCTCCCGGAGTGGACGCTGACCGTGCACGGGCAGCTGGTGTTCCCGCTGCGGGCCGGTGCGGCGGCCGAGCGCTTCCTGGCGCTGGAGCAGGAGACCGCGGGCCGGTTCCGGTACGCCGGGCCGGTCGCCCGGGCGGAGCTGCCCGCGGTGCTCGACTCCGCGGCCGTCGCGCTGGTGCCCGACGTGGCCAGCCGGGCGCTGGGCCAGTCGTCGATGAAGAGCTACGACTACTGCTCGCGGGGCGTCCCGGTGGTGGCGAGCGCCGGCCACCTGGAGCACTCCAGCGACGCCCCGCCGCACAGCTACGTCGTCGACAGCGCGGCCGAGATGGCCGCGGCGATGGAGGCCGCCGCCGACGAGCCGGCCGGCTGGGCCGGCGATCGGGTCCGCTGGGCCGCCGACCGCACCTGGGACCGGCGCACCGACGCCTGGCTGGACGCTGCGCTGGGTGATCGTCTGCCCGATGTGACGGGTGTGCACCCGTCATGA
- the cysC gene encoding adenylyl-sulfate kinase, with product MAQTRARLTDTELAALARYGFDLVADEPAVPPAAELEDAEGVLVATRDDAGLTVREIPRWRSPSAVRAELAQRGWSAPRAWVGAPPADGTELPGQLLVLLPAAGTSPDSAALSLGAAAWAGWAEGRELVVIPVPLTATAPEAGWAEVAAAYGAELLGSRTDPAPLRTGGRVVMFTGLSGAGKSTIAGRLVELLLEAGRTVTLLDGDEVRTHLSAGLGFSQADRDTNVRRIGWVAAQIAKHGGLAVCAPIAPYAATRADARRLVEEQAGPGSFVLVHVATPLAECEARDRKGLYAKARRGEIAAFTGISDPYEEPTDAELTIDTRDLSPEESARQVLAHLIGG from the coding sequence ATGGCACAGACGCGGGCCCGACTGACCGACACCGAGCTCGCCGCGCTCGCGCGGTACGGCTTCGACCTCGTGGCCGATGAACCCGCCGTCCCCCCGGCCGCCGAGCTGGAGGACGCCGAGGGTGTGCTGGTCGCCACCCGGGACGACGCGGGGCTGACCGTCCGGGAGATCCCGCGCTGGCGGTCTCCTTCCGCCGTCCGCGCCGAGCTGGCGCAGCGGGGCTGGTCGGCGCCACGGGCCTGGGTGGGCGCACCCCCGGCCGACGGGACGGAGCTGCCCGGGCAGCTCCTGGTGCTGCTCCCCGCGGCCGGCACCTCCCCGGACTCGGCGGCGCTGTCGCTGGGTGCCGCGGCCTGGGCCGGGTGGGCCGAGGGTCGTGAGCTGGTCGTCATCCCCGTGCCGCTGACCGCCACCGCGCCGGAGGCCGGCTGGGCCGAGGTCGCCGCCGCCTACGGCGCCGAGCTGCTGGGCAGCCGCACGGACCCGGCACCGCTGCGCACCGGCGGCCGGGTGGTGATGTTCACCGGGCTGTCCGGCGCCGGGAAGTCGACGATCGCCGGGCGGCTGGTGGAGCTGCTGCTGGAGGCCGGCCGGACGGTCACGCTGCTGGACGGCGACGAGGTGCGCACCCACCTGTCGGCCGGGCTCGGCTTCTCCCAGGCCGACCGGGACACCAACGTGCGCAGGATCGGTTGGGTCGCCGCGCAGATCGCCAAGCACGGCGGGCTGGCCGTGTGCGCGCCGATCGCCCCCTACGCCGCGACCCGCGCCGACGCCCGCCGGCTGGTGGAGGAGCAGGCCGGGCCGGGGTCGTTCGTGCTGGTGCACGTGGCCACCCCGCTGGCCGAGTGCGAGGCCCGGGACCGCAAGGGGCTGTACGCCAAGGCGCGGCGCGGGGAGATCGCCGCCTTCACCGGGATCAGCGACCCCTACGAGGAGCCCACGGACGCCGAGCTCACCATCGACACCCGCGACCTCAGCCCCGAGGAGAGCGCCCGCCAGGTGCTGGCGCACCTGATCGGGGGCTGA